The genomic window CGCGGTGAGTCGAGCCGGAGGGTAGACGGGCAGTGGCTGCAAGCTAGCTGGGTCTCTGAACTGGGCAACGTTAACTGTCTGGTCGGTCCTGGTTTCTTGCACGTCAAACGAGGTAACCCGGGCGGGCAGGGGAGAACTTCCCGCAATGTTCAGCAATCCACCTTCAACCTCTCCTGACCAGGATACGAGCGAGGGGACACCCAACAAGTTGAGGAGCTGTGGCTGATTCGACTTCGCAGTCAGGATGGTGGTTTCTTTGGCACGAGTCATCCCCACGTACATGAGCCGGCTCGTGTTGTTGCGCTCCCGAAGCTCCGCGTCAACGGCGACCTGGCTTGTCTGGCCGGCCGCGTCGAGCGGCGAAGCCTTATAGGGGAACGGACTTGGCCAGAATCTTATCCATCGGTCCTTGAGCGGCTGTTCCAGATCCAGCTCTCCGTCCTGTTCAACGGCAGTGCCGAAAGCGGCGAAGCGGACGTCCTTATCCAGGGCTTCCATAACGACCACGGGCCATTCCAAACCTTTGGCCTTGTGATAAGTCATTACATTGACGACGTCGGGGCCCGCGTTTTCCGCTGATTGGTGATTAGCGGAAGCGAAAAATGTCAGGAAGCCGCGCAGTGTTCCGGGCGCCCGGAGCGCCCTGCAGTGCTCATAGTAATCTTCGATTGTGCCTCTCATGGCGTCGAGATTCAGGAGACGGGTTTCGGGAGACGTCCAAGACTTTATGTGATTTGTCAGCCCGACGGCGCCGATGACGGCCTCAAAAATCTCAAGTGGCGTTGCTGTGCCAGCGAGGTCACGGACCCGGGTCAAAGCACGTACCTGAGGCTGCTGGGCCCAGCTGGTGTGGACGGTTTCGGGCTCGACGGCGGATAACAGCTCCCGCTGCCAAGTTGCATTGGAGGGATGGCCAGGATGCAACGCCACCAACTCGGTGAGGGCAATGGTGTCTCGATCATCAGCAACATATGCCATGGCTGCGCGAGCAAGCTGAACTTCCCGGGCTTCATTAAGCTTGCGCGGATTTCGTGTTGCCCGAATACCCAAACCGTCCAGTGCAGCGGAGATGGCGTCAACGTCCTTGTTTGAGCGCGTCAGAACGGCGATGTCGCCGGGCTTCACGTTCCTACGACGGTTAAGGAGGTCGGCTACCCCGGCAGCTGTGGCCAGAAGCCGGTCGTCGTCGTTCTTCTGTGGACGGGCCCACGCTTCCAAGCTTCCCTTTGGCCAGTCCTTGTGTGCGTCAGGCATATCGAGCCGAACTGACGCAGCGGGCATCCCTAATGTTCCGAAAACAGGCTCAAAGACAGCGTTGGACAATGCGATGACAGACGAGCACGATCTCCAGGATTCTGAAAGCTGGCGCTTGTTCTCCACCTGATCCACAACGGTTTGCATGAGGGCAGGGTCTGTTCCACGGAACTCGTAGATCGCTTGCTTAGGATCGCCGACCCATACGGCTTCTTTGACCAAACCGCTCAGTTGCAGGAAAAGCTCAAGTTGGAGGGGACTCGTGTCCTGGAACTCGTCCACTACCAAGAAGCTGATCCTCCGAGAGAAGGAAGAGCGAAACGCATCGCTGGTGCGTGCCAAATCGAGGACGAGGGTCTCTTGATCGACGAAGTCCATCAAGCCATGGAGGCGCTTAAAATCAGCGTAGGTTTCCAGGCATTCTGCCGCGCAGGCAAATATCTTACGAATGTACTGTTCAATGTCCGAGTGAAATGCCGGATTGGACAATAGTCCTTCGTGTATCCGCGTCCGGAGATCCAGGAAGATTTGAGCTATTGGCGCAGCGGGTTTCGATGCTACGAAACCCCGCCATATCTCCCATGGGGTCTCGTCCGGCGTCGTTGCGGAGTCAATTTTCTGGATGACCTTCGGATACTGTTCGACGAACACTCCAGTAGCGATCTTTGCTTGTCTGCCGGCGGCGTCGAGTCCTGTCTTGGCCAGTTCCTCCAGCTCTGCTCGCCCTGCGCGCATATCGCTCAGCCAAACGGGACGTTCATCCTCGGCGGGATCGTCGAGCAGCTCGCGGATGCCTGCCCACGATCTGTCTGCACAGGCTGCCAAGTCACTTGAGCGGAGCAGGTTGGTTCTGGCCGCATCGACAATTGACCGGACGGTATCCTGCCAAGTTTGCGAGTCATAGGGCGAGTCTTCGTCGGTTCCCATACG from Arthrobacter sp. StoSoilB20 includes these protein-coding regions:
- a CDS encoding UvrD-helicase domain-containing protein; protein product: MTNLDNVTMVSASAGTGKTYHLTSEITDRIQSGLTATQIMATTFTKKAAAELQERISARLLEHAGAADGSHARSLQLAAQQLPASLIGTVNSVCGQLLQEYAIDAGLSPALEVIPEEQLRSIFHLAVDSVLADHATGILPIARRMGTDEDSPYDSQTWQDTVRSIVDAARTNLLRSSDLAACADRSWAGIRELLDDPAEDERPVWLSDMRAGRAELEELAKTGLDAAGRQAKIATGVFVEQYPKVIQKIDSATTPDETPWEIWRGFVASKPAAPIAQIFLDLRTRIHEGLLSNPAFHSDIEQYIRKIFACAAECLETYADFKRLHGLMDFVDQETLVLDLARTSDAFRSSFSRRISFLVVDEFQDTSPLQLELFLQLSGLVKEAVWVGDPKQAIYEFRGTDPALMQTVVDQVENKRQLSESWRSCSSVIALSNAVFEPVFGTLGMPAASVRLDMPDAHKDWPKGSLEAWARPQKNDDDRLLATAAGVADLLNRRRNVKPGDIAVLTRSNKDVDAISAALDGLGIRATRNPRKLNEAREVQLARAAMAYVADDRDTIALTELVALHPGHPSNATWQRELLSAVEPETVHTSWAQQPQVRALTRVRDLAGTATPLEIFEAVIGAVGLTNHIKSWTSPETRLLNLDAMRGTIEDYYEHCRALRAPGTLRGFLTFFASANHQSAENAGPDVVNVMTYHKAKGLEWPVVVMEALDKDVRFAAFGTAVEQDGELDLEQPLKDRWIRFWPSPFPYKASPLDAAGQTSQVAVDAELRERNNTSRLMYVGMTRAKETTILTAKSNQPQLLNLLGVPSLVSWSGEVEGGLLNIAGSSPLPARVTSFDVQETRTDQTVNVAQFRDPASLQPLPVYPPARLTASSESSSDYDVKVLLATELGPRLAARGSEEWGAVGSAVHAYLGTQYSTLTSADQLQLAETIIERWKVGHVVAPELLIDSGARLETYLQTEYPGWTYHREAAIGWRTENRVMQGWIDLLLEGPEGCVLIDHKTYPGNDPEGHIRDKYLGQMAAYRDALAAAGMPVIRTLMHLPALGQIYEVLPVSEAAQPTTEG